The nucleotide sequence aaagttttaaaactcAAGCTCTTATCTGATTAAACTTTGATTTGGTACTCCATACTTCCGTTTGCCCAAGCTTttgcttttaaaatatattcacAGCCCATGGTAAAAGCCTAGCTGAACAGAAACTATATgctatttaattttattagaATAAAACAGCAGCCTAAATTTTGCATGTTAGTAGATATTTTAAGTGTAATAtgcatataatatatataagttGTTACGATAGAAAATATTTGCCAAATGTTGTGTTCCCTTTATTATTGGACTTCTTGGAAGTATGAGCAAAGTATAGAGTTGCTATAGGGACATCCAAGAACAAATTCCACTGACAAAAACTGATTGTTCTGATTATACCACCCAGCAGgcattaaataaatttcaacCATTCATATAAAAAGGTcagacaaaaacaaaaacacaacGAAAATACTCTTCTAAAACAATAATCATGTCGAGCAGCAGTCGTCGCGAAATGTGGGTGCCCAGTCCGACGATAATGTTGCACCAGCTGCAATCCGCGGAGGAGGAGGCCGACGAGCCGGCCGTGGATTTCCACGAGAACTGCAACCGGGCGTGGCGGGCACAGTACAATCACCCTGCGACGGCCAGCGTGGGAATTGGGTACGAGTTCGTCAACTCACCCAGCCGGTGCATCAGCTCCTCCCAGGACGACGATGCGGAGAATCGCATGCGTGGTAATTCTTCTTCCAGCACCAATCGACTGGTGCGCACTCTGGAGATCCCCCCGATCGGATACCATCCCTACAGTTTTGGGTCGGAGGACGAGAACCAGATGCAGCACCTGGTGTAATCGAAAAACTCATCCCCAAACTAAATTCTCAGTGTTTCGAAAATTCTGATTCGCTTTTTTTCCTAAAACCAGGATTTACGTACCTGACCCACCGCTGTCGCATCTGAGCCCTGATGAATCCCAACTGGAAACGCGAGGCCCCGAAAGGGGGTCTTTTATAGCATCACCTCTTTGGAATAAAATtgcatttcattttgttttcgCCAACACGAATCGAAAGACCTTCGCTTGGGCTCTGAACCTCTAAACCAACAATAAGTTTTTTGGTATCAATCTTTGGGTTATTGTTTGAGCTTCGAAACCTTTGTGGGCCTAACGACAATTGATTGTTGAGAGTTCGCAGATGTTTAGTTCAAGTTCAATGTAAAGCAAGCGAGTTTGCCAATTGCTCGTTAGTTGATTTTGCTGAAGGACAATCTGGCTGGCTAATTTTTGGCCATATAAAGAGGTAGTTTGGGTTTCAGATCAGCAACAGTCACTCGTCGACTTCAAAGCACCACACAAACCCAAAAACCCAACATGTTCCGCTTCGTGAGTATTTAAGGGGTTTAAGGATCTAACTCAGGATCTAACTTGATGCTTAACCTTAGATTGCCATCTGTGCCCTGGCCACCATTGCCGCCGCCGCCCCGGGATTCATTGAGGAGCACCATGTGGCCGTCGCCCCCGTTGTGGCCAAAGTGGGTGCTGTGGTGCACAGTGCTCCTGTGGCCACTTCTCACCAGAGCTTCACCCAGTTCCACAACCAGGCGGTACTCACTCCCGTGGTGAAGCATGTGGTGCCAGCTGTTCCCGTGATCAAGACTGTGGCCCCAGTGGTTCCTGTTGTCAAGACTGTTTATCCCGTGGCTCCCGTGGTCAAGCATGTGGCCCCCATTGTTCCCGTCGTGAAGCATGTTGCTCCAGTGGTGCCTGTGGTCAAGACCGTTCCCGTGGTGCACCACCAGACCTATGTGGCTCCCGCTGTCCACCATGTGGCCGCCGTTCCCGTCGTGAAGGCCCTGCCCCATGCCGTCTCCCACCAGAGCCACACCCAGGTCCACCACCAGAAGACCTTCGTCACCCCTGTGGTGGCTCCTCTGATCAAGACTGTCGCCGTGGCCGCTGCCCCATTGACCCATGTCTACCACCATTAGGAAACTTGTGATTGTTTTGGTTGCTTCTTTGAATAAATTGAATTGTTGATATTAAATATTGCAAAATTTACCTATTTAAGGGGTAATGAAATGGTCCAGTCTTTGGCAAAATTCACGTTTGAATGGCTGCTCGATTTGATCCAATCCAATTAGCATATAAATAATCAATTTGAATGACTCTTATTTAAGTGTTTTTCATAGGTATTCATCGTTAAGCTTAAATCGGTAGCTCAGttcaaaaattcaaaataaaagaaaagataACAAAAGCTGCCCAGAGGCATCCAAAAAAATAGATGTATTTTTAGTCATTTAAAAAATGCAAGTGTGAACGTACTTTTGTGTGTATACGTAAAAACtgttttgttatatatttctAATGGGTTACATTAACAGAGCTCTGTCTCAGGAAATTCCGATTATACTACTAACCGatgtaaatcgatttttaaggAGTGGTTAAAGATTCTTACAAGTAGTTTGACTTCGACATGAAAATGTATATTCttaataaaactaaaaaaaacaagtatGATACGATATAGTTGAATGCCCCGACTATGTGATACTCTCTTTGCCAACTTTCAAAAAAACTGTACCTTCGATTGGAAGCGAGGGAACATGGATGCTTACATTTTTG is from Drosophila suzukii chromosome 3, CBGP_Dsuzu_IsoJpt1.0, whole genome shotgun sequence and encodes:
- the LOC108018824 gene encoding uncharacterized protein isoform X2, giving the protein MSSSSRREMWVPSPTIMLHQLQSAEEEADEPAVDFHENCNRAWRAQYNHPATASVGIGYEFVNSPSRCISSSQDDDAENRMRGFTYLTHRCRI
- the LOC108018824 gene encoding uncharacterized protein isoform X1; this translates as MSSSSRREMWVPSPTIMLHQLQSAEEEADEPAVDFHENCNRAWRAQYNHPATASVGIGYEFVNSPSRCISSSQDDDAENRMRGNSSSSTNRLVRTLEIPPIGYHPYSFGSEDENQMQHLV
- the LOC108018823 gene encoding pupal cuticle protein G1A, whose protein sequence is MFRFIAICALATIAAAAPGFIEEHHVAVAPVVAKVGAVVHSAPVATSHQSFTQFHNQAVLTPVVKHVVPAVPVIKTVAPVVPVVKTVYPVAPVVKHVAPIVPVVKHVAPVVPVVKTVPVVHHQTYVAPAVHHVAAVPVVKALPHAVSHQSHTQVHHQKTFVTPVVAPLIKTVAVAAAPLTHVYHH